From Mycobacterium lacus, one genomic window encodes:
- a CDS encoding SAM-dependent methyltransferase produces MARTERDTWDLANSVGATATMVAAARAAASRRPQPVISDPFAEPLVRAVGLDLFTRIAAGELDATDTDGNLGFPRMIDTFAARAVFFDDYFAEAGKAGLQQVVIVASGLDSRPYRLSWPAGTTVYEIDQPEVLEFKTSTLAKLGAVSNAEHRAVGIDLRDDWPAALQGAGFDTDQPTAWLAEGLLIGFLPQEAEVRLLDNIVSLSGAGSRLAADYGQVAGQSEQAQQQARLMTDRWRALGLDLDIAALTYPGEHTDVAAHLSAHGWSTITSDLAELFIAAGLAPLGDADRQGPANSIGFVRAVAP; encoded by the coding sequence GCGCGACACGTGGGACTTGGCCAACAGTGTGGGGGCCACCGCCACCATGGTCGCCGCCGCCCGGGCCGCCGCGAGCCGACGTCCACAGCCGGTGATCAGCGATCCATTCGCCGAGCCACTGGTGCGCGCGGTGGGCCTGGACCTGTTCACCCGGATCGCTGCCGGCGAGCTGGATGCCACCGACACCGACGGAAATCTGGGGTTCCCGAGGATGATCGACACGTTCGCCGCCCGCGCCGTGTTCTTCGACGACTACTTCGCCGAGGCCGGCAAGGCGGGCCTGCAGCAGGTCGTCATCGTGGCGTCGGGGCTGGATTCCCGCCCATACCGGCTTTCGTGGCCGGCAGGGACGACCGTGTACGAGATCGATCAGCCCGAAGTGCTCGAGTTCAAGACCTCGACGCTGGCCAAGCTCGGCGCTGTGTCCAACGCCGAGCACCGCGCCGTGGGCATAGACCTGCGCGACGACTGGCCGGCGGCGCTGCAGGGGGCCGGCTTCGATACCGACCAACCGACCGCGTGGCTCGCCGAAGGGCTCCTGATCGGCTTTCTGCCGCAGGAAGCCGAAGTTCGGTTGCTGGACAACATCGTCTCGCTCAGCGGCGCGGGCAGCCGGCTGGCCGCCGACTATGGGCAGGTCGCGGGTCAGTCCGAGCAGGCCCAGCAACAGGCCCGGCTCATGACCGACCGATGGCGCGCACTCGGCTTGGATCTCGACATCGCCGCCCTGACCTATCCCGGTGAACACACCGACGTCGCGGCGCACCTGTCGGCGCACGGGTGGAGCACGATCACGTCCGACCTCGCGGAGCTCTTCATCGCCGCCGGGCTGGCCCCCCTGGGCGATGCCGACCGGCAGGGTCCGGCCAACTCGATCGGTTTCGTGCGCGCCGTGGCTCCCTAG
- a CDS encoding fumarylacetoacetate hydrolase family protein → MKWVTYRSADGERTGVLSGSEIHALPPGVTLLDLVGRGADGLREAGEDTLRSPAAVARLDEVSLAAPIPRPPSIRDSLCFLDHMRNCQEAMGGGRALLDTWYRIPAFYFACPSTVLGPYDDAPMAPGSAWQDFELEIAAVVGTPGKDLSVKQAEQAIIGYTIFNDWSARDLQQLEGQLRIGQAKGKDSGVTLGPYLVTPDELEPYFRDGKLGLRVTALVNDAVIGTGSTGTMDWSFGEVISYASRGVTLNPGDVFGSGTVPTCTLVEHLRNLEAFPGWLRDGDVVTLRVEGLGETRQTVRASGPPIPLAPRRNPDAPPEGPRVNRAAAKVPYTRGLHQVADRVWAWTLPDGGYGFSNAGLVAGDGASLLVDTLFDLALTREMLGAMRPITDRAPISDALITHANGDHTHGNQLLDASVRIIAAKGTAEEIAHGMRPEMLAMLQTADLGPIATRYARERFGHFDFSGITVRNADETFDHGLSVDVGGRRVDLYNLGPAHTAADSVAHVPDAGVLFAGDLLFVGCTPIVWAGPIANWVAACDAMIALDAPSVVPGHGPVTDPDGIRAVRGYLVHVAEQAEAAYRKGLSFAEAAATIDLGEYAAWLDCERVVVNVYQRYRELDPGNTPRLELMALIAMQADWLAKRG, encoded by the coding sequence ATGAAGTGGGTGACCTATCGAAGTGCCGACGGCGAACGCACCGGAGTGCTTTCCGGTAGCGAAATCCACGCGCTTCCACCGGGAGTCACGCTGCTCGACCTGGTCGGGCGCGGCGCCGACGGGCTGCGCGAGGCCGGTGAGGACACGCTGCGCTCACCGGCCGCGGTGGCCCGTCTCGACGAGGTGTCACTGGCGGCGCCCATCCCGCGCCCACCGTCGATCCGCGACTCCCTGTGCTTTCTGGACCACATGCGCAATTGCCAGGAGGCGATGGGCGGCGGCCGGGCGCTCCTCGACACCTGGTATCGCATCCCGGCGTTCTACTTCGCGTGCCCGTCGACCGTGCTGGGCCCCTACGACGACGCGCCCATGGCGCCTGGAAGTGCCTGGCAGGACTTCGAATTGGAGATCGCTGCGGTCGTCGGAACACCCGGCAAGGACCTGTCGGTGAAGCAGGCCGAACAGGCGATAATCGGCTACACGATCTTCAACGACTGGTCCGCGCGTGACCTGCAGCAGTTGGAGGGCCAATTGCGCATCGGCCAGGCCAAGGGCAAGGACAGCGGGGTCACCCTCGGCCCGTATCTGGTCACGCCGGATGAACTGGAGCCGTACTTCCGCGACGGAAAGCTGGGCCTGCGGGTGACCGCCCTGGTCAACGACGCGGTGATCGGCACCGGCTCGACGGGCACGATGGACTGGAGCTTCGGCGAAGTCATCTCCTATGCCTCGCGCGGCGTGACGCTGAACCCCGGTGACGTGTTCGGCTCCGGCACGGTGCCCACCTGCACGCTCGTCGAGCACCTGCGAAACCTCGAGGCGTTCCCGGGGTGGTTACGCGACGGCGACGTGGTCACGCTGCGGGTCGAGGGGCTGGGCGAGACCCGCCAGACCGTGCGCGCGAGCGGGCCGCCAATTCCGTTGGCTCCCCGCCGGAATCCGGACGCCCCGCCCGAAGGACCCCGGGTCAACCGGGCGGCGGCGAAGGTGCCCTACACGCGCGGGCTGCACCAGGTCGCCGACCGGGTGTGGGCGTGGACGCTGCCGGACGGGGGATACGGCTTCAGCAACGCCGGGCTGGTCGCCGGCGACGGCGCGTCGCTGCTGGTGGACACGTTGTTCGACCTGGCGCTGACCCGCGAGATGCTGGGGGCGATGCGGCCCATCACGGATCGGGCGCCCATCTCCGACGCGCTGATCACCCACGCCAACGGCGACCACACCCACGGCAACCAATTGCTGGACGCCTCGGTCCGGATCATCGCGGCCAAGGGCACGGCCGAGGAAATCGCGCATGGGATGCGCCCGGAGATGCTGGCCATGCTGCAGACCGCCGACCTCGGGCCCATCGCGACCCGGTATGCGCGGGAGCGCTTCGGGCACTTCGACTTCAGCGGCATCACGGTGCGCAACGCCGACGAGACCTTCGACCACGGCCTGTCCGTCGACGTCGGTGGCAGGCGGGTGGACCTGTACAACCTTGGTCCCGCTCACACCGCCGCCGACTCGGTCGCACACGTGCCCGACGCCGGTGTGCTGTTCGCCGGGGACCTGTTGTTCGTCGGCTGCACGCCGATCGTCTGGGCCGGACCGATCGCCAACTGGGTCGCGGCCTGCGACGCGATGATCGCGCTGGACGCGCCCTCGGTTGTGCCCGGCCACGGCCCGGTCACCGACCCGGACGGGATCCGTGCCGTCCGCGGGTATCTCGTCCACGTCGCCGAACAAGCCGAGGCCGCCTACCGCAAGGGGCTGTCGTTCGCCGAGGCCGCCGCGACTATCGACCTCGGCGAGTACGCGGCCTGGCTGGACTGCGAACGGGTCGTCGTCAACGTCTATCAGCGCTACCGCGAACTCGATCCCGGCAACACCCCGCGGCTCGAGCTGATGGCGCTGATCGCGATGCAGGCCGACTGGCTGGCCAAACGCGGCTAA